In Nitrosophilus labii, the following proteins share a genomic window:
- a CDS encoding FKBP-type peptidyl-prolyl cis-trans isomerase: MAIADNKVVSMEYEVRDATTNEIIDSNRGQKPLQFITGKGQIIPGLESKIKEMNENEEADVLVKAEEAYGQKDENAVQTLPIEQFAGIDLQEGMTLYGQGENGETVQVTVKSFNDKEVVIDFNHPLAGKDLLFTVKIIGIREATPEEAMTGQVIDPNESCGCGTGGCC; this comes from the coding sequence ATGGCAATTGCAGATAACAAAGTTGTATCTATGGAATATGAAGTAAGAGATGCGACTACGAACGAGATAATAGACTCAAACAGAGGGCAAAAACCTTTACAGTTCATTACTGGAAAGGGACAAATCATTCCAGGTCTTGAGAGTAAGATCAAAGAGATGAACGAAAATGAAGAGGCTGATGTATTAGTTAAAGCGGAAGAGGCTTATGGACAAAAAGATGAAAATGCGGTACAAACTCTTCCAATAGAGCAGTTTGCAGGGATAGATTTGCAAGAAGGAATGACTCTTTATGGTCAGGGCGAAAATGGTGAAACAGTTCAAGTTACAGTAAAATCTTTCAATGATAAAGAGGTTGTGATAGATTTTAACCATCCATTAGCCGGAAAAGATCTTCTTTTTACAGTAAAAATTATCGGTATAAGAGAAGCGACTCCGGAAGAGGCGATGACTGGACAGGTTATTGATCCTAATGAGTCTTGCGGATGTGGTACAGGTGGCTGTTGCTAA
- a CDS encoding tetratricopeptide repeat protein, whose amino-acid sequence MKKNIIISLLFSLSLFANEPSAFEAGNLDSPTPYGLTTTEKYILQNKKEIERLKKESIVNSSKIQELEEKVEGLRSIVEGVDTNLNNLRLKFEKFLKDKESDKDELQNEIKSLSEDLNKTVTLQKENYEQIKSVLKELTSLIDNINNSYISKEEFKKEMDGIYSYIDKKITSIKKLQQKNSLMSKSGAYVFKEAKRLFREKKYDLAKEYFEVSIKKHYKPATSSYYIGEICFYQKRYDCAVKYYKKSASLYSKSSFMPTLMLHTAVSLEKLGEKKQAKIFYENLIKKFPKTKAAKIAKNNLKKLQ is encoded by the coding sequence ATGAAAAAAAATATCATTATATCTCTTCTTTTTTCCCTCTCTCTGTTTGCGAATGAACCATCCGCTTTTGAAGCTGGAAATTTAGATAGCCCAACTCCCTATGGTCTAACTACTACTGAAAAATATATACTTCAAAACAAAAAAGAGATAGAGAGACTTAAAAAAGAGAGCATTGTAAATTCTTCAAAGATACAAGAATTAGAAGAGAAAGTTGAAGGATTAAGAAGTATAGTTGAAGGCGTCGATACGAATCTAAACAATTTAAGATTGAAGTTTGAAAAGTTTCTTAAAGATAAAGAGTCCGATAAAGATGAACTTCAAAACGAGATAAAGAGTTTAAGTGAGGATTTAAACAAAACAGTGACTTTGCAAAAAGAGAATTATGAGCAGATAAAGAGTGTCTTAAAAGAGTTAACCTCTTTAATAGACAACATCAATAACTCATATATTAGCAAAGAAGAGTTTAAAAAAGAGATGGATGGTATATACTCATATATAGATAAAAAAATAACCTCTATAAAAAAATTGCAACAAAAAAACTCTTTGATGTCCAAAAGTGGAGCCTACGTATTTAAAGAAGCAAAGAGGCTTTTTAGGGAAAAAAAGTATGACTTAGCTAAAGAGTATTTTGAGGTTTCTATCAAAAAACATTATAAACCTGCTACCTCTTCTTACTATATCGGCGAGATTTGTTTTTATCAAAAGAGGTATGATTGCGCTGTGAAGTATTATAAAAAAAGTGCTTCGCTTTATTCAAAATCTTCGTTTATGCCTACTTTGATGCTACATACAGCAGTATCTTTAGAAAAGTTGGGAGAAAAAAAGCAAGCTAAAATCTTTTATGAAAATTTGATTAAAAAGTTTCCTAAAACTAAAGCTGCAAAAATAGCGAAAAATAATTTAAAAAAATTGCAATAA
- a CDS encoding OmpA family protein — translation MRNSLMIGLFAAALIFGGCAKKSVEIETPTEQTQQVQEEQATTVTEGEGISEVSPESGTLETLSEQEIKIQKMKAVESEAKKIYFDFDKYNIRADQVENVDFDAKLFSREDAKEFKIRIEGNCDEWGTDEYNYALGLKRAKTVRDALAARGIEKDRMTLISYGESNPVCTEHNRACWQKNRRVEFTLLP, via the coding sequence ATGAGAAATAGTTTAATGATCGGTTTATTTGCGGCTGCTTTGATTTTTGGAGGTTGTGCAAAAAAAAGTGTAGAGATAGAAACGCCAACAGAGCAGACTCAGCAGGTTCAAGAAGAGCAGGCAACTACTGTGACTGAAGGAGAAGGTATTTCAGAAGTGTCTCCAGAGAGCGGAACGTTAGAGACTTTGAGTGAACAAGAGATAAAAATACAAAAGATGAAAGCTGTAGAGTCTGAAGCTAAAAAGATCTATTTTGATTTTGATAAATACAATATAAGAGCTGATCAGGTTGAAAACGTTGATTTTGATGCAAAGCTTTTTAGTCGTGAGGATGCCAAAGAGTTTAAAATAAGAATTGAAGGAAACTGTGACGAGTGGGGAACCGACGAATACAATTATGCTTTAGGTCTTAAAAGAGCAAAAACCGTAAGAGATGCGCTTGCTGCTAGAGGTATTGAGAAAGATAGAATGACATTGATTAGTTACGGAGAAAGCAATCCTGTATGTACGGAACATAACAGAGCTTGCTGGCAAAAAAACAGAAGAGTTGAATTTACGCTTTTGCCTTAA